DNA sequence from the Coffea eugenioides isolate CCC68of chromosome 9, Ceug_1.0, whole genome shotgun sequence genome:
CCGCCGCGACAACCGCCACCGAGAAACTCCCCTCCATCTCGCCGTCCGCCTCAATGACGTCTTCGCCGTCCGCACCCTCGCTGTGGCTGGAGCTGACATTTCACTCCAGAATGCCGCCGGATGGAATCCGCTTCACGAAGCTCTCCTCCGCCGTTGCTCGGAGATCGTGATAACTCTCCTTCAGCACCATCACATGTCCTCCTGGTCCAAGTGGCGCCGCCGCCTTCCCCGCCTAGTAGCTGCTCTCCGCCGAATGCGTGACTTCTACATGGAAATCTCCTTCCACTTCGAGAGCTCTATCGTTCCGTTCATTGGAAAAGTCGCCCCTTCCGACACCTATAAGATCTGGAAACGCGACGGGAATCTCCGAGCAGATACTTCGCTCGCCGGCTACGACGGATTGAAAATCCAGCGCGCTAATCAAAGCTTTCTCTTCATCGGAGACGGCGATCAAAGCCTCGACATTCCTTCTGGTTCACTGCTCGTCTTGAACCACGACgagaagaaaattttcgacGCCTTCGAAAATGGTGGGACTCCGTTGAGCGATGCCGACATTGCCAGCTTCTGCAATCAAACGAGCGTGTATAGGCCTGGAATGGATGTGACCAAGGCAGAGCTCGTTAGCCGTACTAATTGGAGACGGCAAGAGAAGacagagaatgtaggagaatgGAAAGCTAGGGTTTACGAAGTGCACAACGTGATTTTCAGTTTTCGGTCACGAAAAATCACCGCAGTCGATGGAAGCGAGCAAATTCTACCGCTAGACTTAGAGCTCGACGAGGATTCGGAAGAAGGATTTCTGGTAGCAGAGAATCCGCGGTTTAGTGTTTCCGGCGATGATTGGCAAGCGAGAAGGCACAGTAGCTTCGTGAGGGATGAGCGGGAGCGAGTGATGGTGTCAAGGAAGAGTGTGGATATCATTCCAGAGACTAGGAGGAGGTTGCCGCCGTCCGCGGCCGCTTCAATATCATTAGCGCCGCCTCCACAGACGAAGGAGAAGGAGTACGTGAAGAATTTACGGCCGTTAATTTGGTTAACGGAACAGTTCCCGTTGAAGACGGAGGAGCTGCTGCCGTTACTCGACATCCTAGCTAACAAAGTGAAAGCCGTTAGGCGGATGAGGGAGCTCCTAACGACGACGTTTCCTCCCGGCACGTTCCCCGTGAAGGTAAATGCTGCTAAAGGGCAAATCTGTCAGCCACATCTTTAACGGACCCACATGATCTGTTGTTTTGGAGGCTTTAATTTTGCTTATTAATTAATTTTCCTTGAAtcttaccaaaattttttttaattttccttgAAAGCGTTAATCATcggtttttgaattttgatggAGCTGCTGAATTTgctttatttcttcttttgatgcACAAGTAAAACACCTTTAACATACTTGAACCCTGGAGACAATTGAAGCTTTTGTCGGACCCACTTGCATGATGACGTGTACTCATTCTATGGGGTATCATCTATCTTGTGGGTCCTAGTTCCCCGACAGTCTTAAGGATTTTGTGTGGGGCCGACTTTCCCAATCTGGTGGAAGAGATTACTCCATAGTCCATAGTATTGTCGCTTTAACGCAGCTCGTCCAATTTAGCAAATTGATTGGTTTGGTCCGGTCCGATGGTTTAtgttcaattttggttttaCAAAATCGGTTCAATACAGACCTATGCGATTCTTTTAACTGAAAATTGATTGGTTTGGTCCAATGGTTTCTGTTCAATTTTGGTCTTACAAAATCGGTTCAATAAATATAGACCTATGTGATTCGTTTAGCTGACTGTTTCGATTGATGATTGTACTGATCCAACGGTGGTTGGTTGGTGTGTCATTGGTGGGGACTGCAGGTTGCAATTCCGGTGGTTCCAACAGTGAGGGTGGTAATAACATTTACCAAGTTCGTTGAGCTGCAACCAATTGAACAGTTCTACACCCCATTCTCGAGTCCTAGACATTTTGTTAATGGTGGAAGAAGCTCTGAGGACGATGGTACAGAGGGTAATTACTACTCattttcatcatcatcatcctcatcatcatcgTCATCCTTTTCATGGCTATCGAGGAGCAGTGGTCGGTCAAGTTCTACGGGGAATAAGCAGCAGCAGAATGGCAGTTTGTGTAATGGTGGGCAGCAATCAGATCCATTTGCTATACCAAATGGATATAGTTGGAGTAGGGTTGAGGAGAAAAGTAGGAAAATGAAAAAGTCCAAGTCTACTAGAAGAGCTAAATGATAGAATATGCATCTGAAGAAGATACTCACGAAGTTGATGGAAACACCTGAATATGGTTTTATGGTTCTTGATTTgagggagaaaaaaagaagaagaagaccaTATAGACTTATTGTTGTAGATGGATTATTAAATCATAAGGGCAGTCAAGTTGTTGGACGAGGAACAAGATACTACTAGCAGTTCCATGCACTAATGTGACCAACAACTTTGCTGAATGATAAAAAGGAAAGGAATGGCAGGCATGCTTTTCAATGCAGCAACCTCATATCACAGAACACTACTTTACTTGACTTTGAATTCTTGTTCCTAATGATCTTTCTACTTTTGATTACAATGATAGAGTATGCTGTTGTATGTCTTACATGCTTTTCTGACCATTGGAACTTGGAGGAGGTACCACTCACTGCTGTGATAATTCAAGCCCCAGGTATGAATGAACTCTAAACTATGTTCAATATCAAAGTACTTTCAAAAGCATGATtagcacccaaaaaaaaaaaaaacactaataGAAAGCTCAACAAAAcgcaaaacaaaaaatgaaaagtttttttttttaaattaaggTTGTGATCTGCTACCAGCCTATACTGGTTTATCTTCAGATAGAGATTGCAGCTGTTTTTGTATGGCGAAAACTTACAGGACAGGgatgacaattttttttttttcctgttaaTCATCAATGATCTACACGTACTCTTACTGTTATATCACGGAAAAGGGAACAACCCAACTCGTTCATTGGGAACAGGAGAGAACTAAACCACCTTTGAACCAAAAAGGTCACCGATTGGAAGGACATCCCTTGGATTTGAACAAATCACATAGAATGACGATTGATGGCAAGTTGAACCTAGCAACGTATCATCAATGTTtgaccaaaaaaggaaaaaaacgtATCATCAATGCTGAGAGTAGATCAACGACTTGCCAATTATAAGTCAACTTGTCTTTGTAAGCTGATGAGGGCTGGTGGGTGAACTGAAGATAGCCAGCCTATAATCTCTGTGAAACTAGGCTTCCCGTTCATGTTTACGAGAACAAGTTCAATGTTTACTTAACAAAATTAGCAAtcgaggttttttttttttcaaagcacTATATATACcacaacaaaaatttttttttttgttaagtaGGCAAATAGTGATATATTCATATTAAATTTTGAGACGTAAACATTAGTCATCTAGTAAACATTAGTATCGTATAATATAGTATTTTGGTACTCACTAAATTGACCATTTGTACTAACCCAATTTATCCTATGTTGGggaaaacaataataatatatgAAATGAAAGCAACAAATCAGAAGAAGAAAGAGGCATCCCCCACTGTTTTCAAATACAAAACAGGGCCATTATGTCGAAATGGTGGATACGGTTGGTCCTATTGCTACTAATAAAGTAAtataaagataaaaaaaaaagggggggaaaACAATGCCGTACAAACTTTGCTTCAAGAGGTGGTAATTCGTGAGTTGGCAtgtcttttttttatatatatatatatataaataaataaataaatatcgGACAAATTACGAGCCAGCCTATCCACATGCAAAGGTACAACCTCCCCACTAAGCAACCTACGATTTAAGGCCTAAATCTCTCCATCTTCCCGTAAAGCTTTTCATCATCAACTCTTCtcgctttcttcttcttcatagGATAGGAGGAATCAGCAGCCCTCCAGATTAAAGTCCAAGCAAGGTAATTAATTCCCTTTAGAGTTTCTTTCTGTATATCTTTCCAATTCTTCTCGAGATCTTTGGATCATTTTAGGGCCTTCCTCTTCAACTTTCATTACTATTATTATGTATGTATCTTGCAATTCGTTATTGGCttcagtatatatatatatattccattCAGGAAAGCAGAGGTTTAGGTTTATCATATACCATCTCTTCTTTCCTCAATAACAAGCCTGGTGTCCGGATGCTAAAGACTTGATGACCTGATTTTTGCGTGGACTCACTTGAATTCTGTGTTTTTAGatccagaaaagaaaaaaatggctACTGACGGACCGAGCTGGGCAGATCAATGGGGTGCTGGAGGAATTGGTGCCATGGACGAAGGTGACACCTCCGCTGCAACCAAGGACGCTGGAAATAACAAGAAACCGGCCTCAGGATTCAGTAGAGCCAAATCCATAGCCGCTGCTGGCGCGCAAAAGCTTAAGAGCGgcacctcactgagttttaggtGGGTCAAGAACAAATGccaaaagaaaaactcttccacATGATCGAAAGCCAATTGGCTCGTTCTTCTGCCCGTAAACTTGCTTTAATTCTCGACCTGGAGGCCAATCAATCTCTTGTAATCTTGTAGGCAACTTTATCATCGTCATGTTAAATGTAATCAGCAGCCCCCTTTCACTTTATTCTTGCGATATTCCTTTACTTCCGAGGCAGAATTTGATCAATGTTTTTTTGTGAAAGGCTGGGCCAGATGCCTAACACAGTTGCAGGAAACGAGAAAGTAAATTAACACCAACTTCACCTACCGCGCCCAAAACCAACTGGGGTGGTTGGAGGAGCTTCAATGAAATATGAAGGTAAGCTGCCCTTTTGACGTACTGGTGATTTGCACTGCTAAACCATTATAGTTTTGTCCTCCCAACAGACTGAAAAGGGCTGCTGCTTATCCAAAAGGCAGTTACTGCGTCACGCTTTTGTTCATATACATAAAACACCAACTCTCTCTGGCGGTCCGTATACGTTTTTATACTTTCTTTGCAATGCAGAACAGACAAAGCAGGAGACATCAAGACAAATTGATATTAAATTCAATGCTatcccttatatatatatatattaggtaAATTCATTAAGACAAAGTGTAATCAAACATTTCGAAAGGAAAGAAATGATGCAACTGATCCAATTTAGGCAGAATCAGACCGTAGATAACAACGTAAAGCATGCAAGACATTTGCCATATGTAGGGGATAGCGGAAATTTACACTTCCGGACTCTATTTACAGAACTTGGATGTCACTGCACTTCAGGGAATCCGAATGTGTTCTCGCCGCTGTAAGTCATGTAAAGAAAACCATCTTCATCCTTGTTTTCCTCATAAATTGCAGACATCAGAGCAGCTGTAAGAAACAGACGTTACTCACTGAACAGCTCAAGACAAACGCTAGTAGTATCAAACATGCAAAAGGGTAGAGCTAACCAGTGGGAGGGAGTGTGTTCTTGACAAAAACAAATATAGCCTTCTCAGCACTGAGCTTGATCCTTTTCCGGACAACGTAAACAAACTGGCCAACAGTCAAGTCAGCAGGGACAAGGTATCTGCATGCAAAAGGTAGGATGGACATGAGTGGATAATCGATGCATAAGACCAAAGTTATGTAATATTCACTACAACAACGAGGACTGATCTTTGAATGTGATAAATCCAAGTGATTTCCAAAAACAACCTTAAGACTCTTCACTCATGTCAATACAGGATTATTTACCATGTCCAACTGTTCACTCAGGAAATACAAAGTATAGATTTCAAACTCCACAAGCGTGCAATGATTTCTCAACTTCCCATAATTTTTTTCCCTAATTACAGCTGTAGGAATCAAATGGCCCAAATTCAGCAGGCAGCATGGAAAATGCAACTGAGTGGGGCTTCAAAAACATCTTCTACTTTATCCATTACACTAAGGACTAGAGAATATAAAGCAGAAAGAACAATGAAACATTCAGTTTGGCCATATTAAACAATTATTAAGCTGCCAAACTTACAAAAACTGCCCAACACGTATTTTCAGGCAATCAGCAAATCCAGAAAAAATGCCAAGAGCATTGATGTTTTCTAGGAGGGACTATATGTTTTTCAACAACTTATCAGGAAGAACTACAGACCTTGCCGTTCTCAAATGATATAATCATGATCTCCTTTTAAAGTTTGAGATGAATACAAACAAGCGTCCCAATGGTGAACATATTACTGTTAACCACAGCTTAAGCTACATTCGAAGCAACGAAAGTACACTGCTCATCATGGACCATATAAAGTGAAAACAAACAGCATCAAAATTGTGTCTTAAATTCGGTTATTGAAAAATTATTGTTGAAGAAGCATCAGCAAAGATCTCACATAGGTGGTTCAAGAAATTTCCTAACCTAAGACTTAAATGGCCTAGTCATCAATGCTGAATGAAGATTGCCCATTTTTGTGATAGATTACATTTAATGACCTAGTCATCAATTCTGAATGAAGACACTTCAATGCTTAAACTGGGAAAACAGGCACATGCAATGAAGGGAACAAAGGATAACATACTTCTTCTTGTCAATGTCAGGAATATCACTTCTTTCAGCCTTCTCAACAATCACCTATATCAGAAACAACGTCAGAAAGGCTCGAAACTATACATTACTTATTGCTATAAAGCCACAAATCACCAATATCCTGTATTGACCAGACAAAAGATCTTACCGGAATCCTATCAGGGTACTTCTGTCTGATGCGAGAAGACTCTGCCTGCCTCCTTTCTGACATACAGAAGAAAAAGATTTAGTTAACAACAAAGGCAGAGTTCAATCCTCCAATTTAAAGAGAAGGCACACAGAGAATCAGATAACCCAGGGAATTTGAACTTCAATAAAGTTGCAATAATTTCCTTGAAAATGATATGAGAACAAGTTTACAAAACAACAATGAACAATGATTACATAGCAGATGCATATCTCTTGCTTGTGAGGCATGCAATagccaaaaaattaaaagaaaaaacagaaggTTAAAAGTAAGttgaggaaaacaaaaaagtttCCTTTTCCATGCTTTCTGAACTATATGTATTAACTATACTACCAGCTAAAAACCTTCATGGATTAACTTTATTCATATTTCAGCTGTTATACCACAACAACCCTGCGACATACATTTTTTCCAAAATGGACAAGTAAACAGAAGGAAGGGGAATGAAGAGTTCTCAATCCCCATTCTCcaattaaggaaaacaataaactTCAGGTAGTTAACTTAAAAAAGATAGAACCAAAATTTATAGCTCTGAATTATGTTCATAAGCGAGAAACTTCAGTTATATGGAAACAAAACCCTATGTCAAATACCACTCTTGCCACAAACTAGGCCAGTGATATACACCTAGAATAATCTTCACAATATCCACGAAAGCGACTGAATGTCAAATTAGTAGGATAGATGAATCACAGccaaacttaaaaaaaaaaaaaaaaaatcatcaacgTAGCACAAACCCATTATCACTAAAATCAACTACAAACAAATTCGTCGGCTTCCAAagaaattaataattaaaaataaaagtactCTTCGAACAAAGACAAGAATATTTACCCAAGGGGTGTTCAAGCTTGAAGGAGCTCTTGGCCATGGTAGCAAGACTCAAACTTTGATGATTTCTTTCTGCAAATCTCAAACACTTAAACAACATCACAAAAAAATCCACAAAACTTTTCGAATACCCGCATAAAAATAAGCCGAGTATAGCTTTAAATACATCAAACAaataaactaagaaaaatcCAATCTCTATGATTTTTATTCTCACGAAAACGGAGAAAACAGGCTACTTACGCAAAAGGGTTTCTTTCTCACTTACCGAAGAAGAGAGACAAAAGGGCTTTTGATTGATGAAACTATTAAGTAATTGGGAGGGCTGCTGTCAAAATCCAGAAAGATAATCTAATAAAATAGgaaaatcagaaatttcagCTAAATACAGGAAGGGAGAATTagttcaaaataaataaaaaagaaaaaagggaaaaattgggATTTGGGATTACTGAACTTACTCACACGAAACCGACTAGAAGTTTCGTTTTAGAAGGAAACTGACAGACTCCGGAAGATTTTCCTGTGTACAACTTGGATTGGAATTTGGAAGAAGATGATACGCTGTCGTTTATGGAGAGTTAGACGGTCAGACGACGTCGGTGCTTTGTCCCCAGATTGAGTACCATTTTGCTTTTGCGTGCTGCGAATTGTCAATTCAATAGTCTCGGATTCAAgaaacttatatatatatggtgGGCCAAGGCGATAGGTGATAACTTGGGTGGGAAAAATTTTGGACTTGTTCCCAACTAATTCTGATTTCATAAAAGTTGACTTTGCAAATTGATTCTTGAAAATTAGACATTTAAGTTATTTTAATAAATGCTTAAGTATTCtcaaaaaagtttaaaaagtTAATTTTGACAAAAGATGACCAAGTTACCGTTATATGTTACATAAATGAATTTTTGTGctatttaaataatttttatataattattttcttttcttgtaaagATTGAATTTTggatgagaagaaaaaaaaaaaaagaagaaaagaggcacACAGATGAATCTGGAAATGGgataaaattaggaaaaatgtAGGGAGACCATGAAAGCTTATATAACCTTTTGTAGTTTAGTGCTTATGTTCAAATTTGATTGTCCGCATGAAAATATAAGTTACAATTAGAATCTAAAAGCGAACTGCTtctcattttcaattttttttgcacCAAAAAATCTCcagtttggattgcattttccatgatttttcatggaaaaattactatagcgatttgatgtatgtgagggaaaaagacaatagggaaatgtgatcacggaaaacgatgCAATTTTCCAACagaaaatgacaatccaaacagGGATTGGAAcacaataaaataattttttgaaaatcaaaAGGTAAAATCATGTTTCATAAATTAGTTAACAAGAAGGCCTTTATTTATATTGAAAACATGTTTTTCGATTATTATTTTATCTTCTCAATCATTGTTTTAACTCATATAAATCAAACCACAAAAAGAATTATGatattatagtaatttttttaaaaaaattaatcttctgtccaaaagtatttattgttattttttctcTAAACTCTTTGGTTCTATGaatcttgttcttttttcttAAGCTAATAAAAAAACATGAGAAAAAACAGAATGCAAGACGAAGCGAAGGTCTAAGGGAGAAGCCAGGTTCCTTCGAAATAAGaaaccatccaaccatttgtGTTTTCAGAAATTaggttaataaaattttgccCATAGTTTCAAAAAGAATGTTTTTATTAGATGACCatgaaataattaattcaagaagaaaaaatatattGTGGAAGAGAGGAAATAACAGACCTTCAAAAATCACATTCTTAAATATATCTACCCGATAATTACAAGTCTTCAGTTAAAAATTGTTGAAGGATTATCACAAATTTGTTGAGCCTGTTATGATTTAAAAGTTTGCATCGACAAAGACGAAAATGATTTTTTCAGGCGAAGTCATAAATTTAACATTAGTATTTTTAGCAAAGCACATTAAACAAGCCCCTCCCAATGAAATATATGTTGCTTTCTATTAATACCAATAATTTATTCTCCCCGTTTATATTTAATTTCATTTAAGTTGTTATTAAACGTACAAGGGctgtttgaattgctatttttagagcttttgtagaaaaatatattgtagcaattttatatatgtaaataaaaaataattaaaaattatattcaTAAAAAACGTAAAAAATTTTTCCTTAAAGAGTGTGCTTGTTTTCATTGTTTTAGTAGAACTCTCGTAGTAGTATTGCAGGTATTCTCGTTCCCCAAGAAAAGTTGAACATGAGAAagtagtagtatttgaatttaCGAGATTTATACAAATAATTCAAAGTTTTGAAAAATCGGACCAGACCAACTGGTCAATCGCGAAGTGGCAATGGCATCAATTCAGTTCCATATTAACctgtaaaataaaagaatttggCAAATTCGGTCAAAAACTGGTTAAACCGGTAAAAATTAAACCAACGAACTGTTTTTGCTTTTCTCAattagtttcttcttttttttttttttgtattcaGTGGCATCCAAAATATTTACtactaaaatgaataaaataattgaAATATGAAATGAACCAAACGGTTGGACCACAGATCAAAAGCTCAACCATTTCACTCACGGTGAGGAGCAAGAAATTGTTCAAACATAGTACAAGTATGATCTGCGTATTCTTcgttaataattttttttgtcaaagaCAAATGTGTCAAGTCAAAATGGGATTAGGAGGAAAACAAACGTAACTGACAGTCCACGGTCATAAAATGAGATTAGGATACATTTGTGTAAATTAATCAGCTTATACTTTGTATCCCTCGTAATAAAGAATTCTTGGTGACAACACAAATTTGTTTAATTGGTAAGAACGCGTCactttctcaaaaaaaaaaaattggttaaattgGTAAAAACGTACCACTTCCTCTCGAAAGTTTGTTCGTATGTTCGAATCTCATTACCGTTACTACTTACTAGTGCTGTGTTGGTTGACGATCCGTGATAACCCCATAAGTGACCTAATGATACCGGAAGCATCCCATGACCTGTAGTAGTAATTGGAATTGAACCCATCCACACGTTTATCTGCCCAAAACAAAAATTCTTGGTACTCTCATGCCTGTACCTCAGTGATGGATATTGAAGCGGTTCAAATTACTTAGGAAATCCAGCTAAGCACCCACTTTTAATAAAACTCCCTGCAGATTACCATAATCCAAATCACAATTTCAAACTATTTATGGTACTAGTTTCAACTGTAAAATTTATATGCGTTATTAATGGCCGTTCCTGAACCTCCTCCGTGGCCTCCTTTAAGTATCATATACTTTGATTACTTCTCAACATGTAAGCTTGGGACAGTAAAGTTTCAGTGTGAAAAAATAGTTTACTAGAAGAATGGGCCATTGGTCTTCTAGACCATCAGAAGAAGACGGGAGACAACAGCCTCAGGTGGAAGAATCGTCAAGCTTGAGAAAAAGGTGCCTTGCTTTTGCAAAGGAGCAGAGAACAAAGTTTTACATAATTAGGAAATGCATCACCATGTTAGTGCGTTGGGATAAGTATGATGTATTTTGATTGATTACTTGTCCAAGATCTGTAACAAATATATAATAACAGTACTTCTCTTTGTTTTCTATACCTATTTCTTTCCAGGTTTCTTGATTCACTTCTTTTACAATAAGATTTGAGGGATCAGGGGCTAAATTTCGTTTTACTTTCTAAGTTACAAAAACCGCAGTTAAGTACCACCAAGGATGCCAGATATCAGCAAGAACTTGATATGGTCTCATGGTATTAAAGGGGAAATAATCATTCATTAGATGTTGTGCCGTGTAAAGATGCTACTTGGAGATGTCAACACGAACCCACATCAAGAGAGGGACAACTCTGTGGGGCTTTTATTGGATGGATAAGGTCACTGCTCATGAGCATAAGCAGCTGGTGTTTGTTTCTTTAATCTTGATCCTGAtcctgattttgattttgattttgatttttttttgtaaacttTTATGACGATGAGATATAATAGGACTGTACTGGTTCAATGAAGGAAGAGGAAGACCATTTCCCTGTCAATGGTGGATGTAACttgcccttaaaaaaaaaaaaaaaaaaaaacaaactaacaAACAACCATTGCTTTAATCTCTAACTTGGATGCCATCTAATTGCTCTACTCTCACAACTCAGCAAATGATGTAGTACTGATGTTTGATACGCATAAGcaaattagaaaaaaataattttggatTAGAGTACAAGGAAAATTTTCAAGGGACAGATATTTGATTGTTTATACACTTTCCTTTAAAGCTTATCAGTAGATGGTAAGGACATAATAATCCAAAAGTTCCATAAAATGGTAAGGAGATGTGTCAAGATTCTCACCTCATCTCATCTCTGGTTTCACATTTGGAACTGATAATTAAAACTGACGATTGTTGAgatcatcattttctttttcttttttggctgTGCGAAATAATGCTGTAGGACAAATGAAATAATTGAAGAGTTTAAGGTCACAACAAGACATACCGCACCGAAAGTATTTTACTCCACCAGGGATTTCCAATGCAAACATGACAACAAAAGTTAACTGCTGATGATGATGTAGCCCAAATTCTGTATTTTCACATGTCAAATTTCGTTCACAGAAAGACTTAAATACGTCTCTCAAGCTGGTCAAGGCAGTGTTCACACTCAGAAAGTCCCAATTTATGGTTTGGTTATCATTTTGTCATTCTCATAGATCCAGGAATTAAACAAGAAGATGTGTGAACTTGTGCAGGATTCTAGCTGGTTTGGGATGTTTCTATtaggagaaatgcaattttgATCTTCAATATTTAGCACTTGTGCAATTTTGGTcgctaaggttttggtaaaaataaaTCTAATCATTAATGTTTGTTATCTGGTGTAGTTTGAGTCCTTAAAAGTTTCggcaaaaataaatttggttcCTAATGTTACCAATTTGAAGTAGATTTAGGGCAATTGATTGATTTTCTCAAATGTTAATGGAATCAATCAC
Encoded proteins:
- the LOC113783489 gene encoding ankyrin repeat domain-containing protein 13C; this translates as MSKSSGNSTASSSTSSSSSSSTTTLKPEDYIHSPVHYAVATGDHSSLSKIVSSLPRLTDPTRVLTESDSLSQEKLADQISAVLDRRDNRHRETPLHLAVRLNDVFAVRTLAVAGADISLQNAAGWNPLHEALLRRCSEIVITLLQHHHMSSWSKWRRRLPRLVAALRRMRDFYMEISFHFESSIVPFIGKVAPSDTYKIWKRDGNLRADTSLAGYDGLKIQRANQSFLFIGDGDQSLDIPSGSLLVLNHDEKKIFDAFENGGTPLSDADIASFCNQTSVYRPGMDVTKAELVSRTNWRRQEKTENVGEWKARVYEVHNVIFSFRSRKITAVDGSEQILPLDLELDEDSEEGFLVAENPRFSVSGDDWQARRHSSFVRDERERVMVSRKSVDIIPETRRRLPPSAAASISLAPPPQTKEKEYVKNLRPLIWLTEQFPLKTEELLPLLDILANKVKAVRRMRELLTTTFPPGTFPVKVAIPVVPTVRVVITFTKFVELQPIEQFYTPFSSPRHFVNGGRSSEDDGTEGNYYSFSSSSSSSSSSSFSWLSRSSGRSSSTGNKQQQNGSLCNGGQQSDPFAIPNGYSWSRVEEKSRKMKKSKSTRRAK
- the LOC113782905 gene encoding autophagy-related protein 8C, which encodes MAKSSFKLEHPLERRQAESSRIRQKYPDRIPVIVEKAERSDIPDIDKKKYLVPADLTVGQFVYVVRKRIKLSAEKAIFVFVKNTLPPTAALMSAIYEENKDEDGFLYMTYSGENTFGFPEVQ